From one Lolium rigidum isolate FL_2022 chromosome 4, APGP_CSIRO_Lrig_0.1, whole genome shotgun sequence genomic stretch:
- the LOC124649318 gene encoding desiccation protectant protein Lea14 homolog, which produces MAGLMDKAKGFVADKIAHMPKPEASLDKVSFKNMTRDSITVHSNVNVTNPYSHRIPICDITFSLKCGGKEVASGTIPDPGWIEDSGEVTKLEVPAKVPYNVLITLMKDLGRDWDIDYELHVGLTIDLPVIGNFTIPLDTAGEFKLPTIGDFFGGSKTEEAATT; this is translated from the exons ATGGCGGGGCTGATGGACAAGGCGAAGGGGTTCGTTGCCGACAAGATCGCGCACATGCCCAAGCCGGAGGCGTCGCTCGACAAGGTGTCGTTCAAGAACATGACCCGCGACTCCATCACCGTGCACAGCAACGTCAACGTCACCAACCCCTACTCCCACCGGATCCCCATCTGCGACATCACCTTCTCCCTCAAGTGCGGCGGCAA GGAGGTTGCTTCCGGCACGATCCCGGACCCAGGATGGATCGAGGACAGTGGCGAGGTCACCAAGCTGGAGGTGCCGGCCAAGGTGCCGTACAACGTCCTCATCACGCTCATGAAGGACCTGGGCAGGGACTGGGACATCGACTACGAGCTGCACGTGGGCCTCACCATCGACCTCCCCGTCATCGGCAACTTCACCATCCCGCTCGACACCGCCGGCGAGTTCAAGCTCCCCACCATCGGCGACTTCTTCGGCGGATCCAAGACCGAGGAAGCTGCTACCA cttag